A region of the Prinia subflava isolate CZ2003 ecotype Zambia chromosome 17, Cam_Psub_1.2, whole genome shotgun sequence genome:
GTCAAAGCCACCTTTCTGGGTAGCAGATgattcatttttaatttgctaTAAAAGCCTAACACTCCTGTGACATTATCTACCAGAATATGCTTCCTAGTCGGATTCAAGTTTCTGGTGGCCAGCAAATAATTCTCTGATGACTGCAACACTACCCACCTTGCCATAATTAGAGACAAGTGCTGtcctgaaagaaagaattattgTCTGGCTTTGTTTTTGCAATGTTTGTGGCTTCAGCCTCAAAGGTGTGTGCACACCCGCTTGCCTCAGGTCACCAGCACTACAATAAACAggcctgcctgctccagcattcTCTAAGCAGCCTCCCAAGGTGGTATTGCTGGCCTGTTAGTGCAGAACACCACAGGAATGCAATGGCACTTTACTGACTCCTCTGATAGGGGCAGTGATAGCAGACACCTTGTTGTGCAAACAGGGTGCAAGCAGAGATGCTGGCAATCGATAGCTGTTGCTCACTACTTGAattccagcagcacctgggagGCTCCTTTTGGTCTAGAAACCACCTAGAGTGGCTAGTACTAGTGTTTGAGTCCAGATCTGGCTTTGAATGAACATATTTATTCACCTTGACAGCTCTCCAAGATATATGGCAACGTCTTCACGATGCATTTTGGACCCAGGAAAGTCGTGGTACTGGCTGGATATGAAACCATCAAGGATGCCCTTTTAAATCATGCTGAAGAGTTTGGAGAGAGGGCAGAAATACCCATATTTAGAAAAGCTGTGCAAGGAAAGGGTAAATGACCTTTTTGCTTGGAtaagttttgtttctgttcattACATTCTCACAGCAGAGGATACTGTCCTCTTTCAGATCACTTTTTGTGATCTTAGCAGATACCAGTGTGTGAGAATGTTTATGAACCACAGGTGCCATAAGGATGTTACACCTTTATTTTAGGTATAACATTCAGCCATGGAGAGCAATGGAAAACCATGAGAAGATTTACCTTGTCCACACTGCGAGATTTCGGAATGGGAAAGAGAAGCCTTGAGACCCGAATCCTGGAGGAAGTAAATTCCCTTATCAAATATTTTGAATCCTATCATGGTGAGTGTCAAGTCTTTCATCCAGAGACAGAGAACAGGTCTGGCAGAACAATAAAGATTAATGAAAGTTTAACTCTTAGCAAATAGTATCTTGTGGTTAAAGTTCAGCATACAGTAGGTTATTGAACCAAGGCcttaaaacactgaaacagagTTCCCTGCTATGAATTCTGGGTGAGGAATGAGTTTTCTTTGGGAGTTCAGGACTGCATTTCCATAGGAAACCAGACTGAAACAAGCATAGTCATtttgtcatttgttttctttacttgAAATACAGGGAAACCATTTGATACAAAAGTGATACTCAACAATGCTGTATGTAATGTCATGTGCTCTATATTGTTTGGAGAGAGGTTTGAATACGATGATCCAGAATTTCTAACTTTGCTGGAGCTGATAAGTCAAAATATTAAGCTGTTTGGCTCCCCTATGGTGCAGGTAAGAACTTAATTTTACGTTTTAGCTGTTAGGTTTTGGGGGGGATATCCGATTTCCTGGATTTGTTCTCCTGGCTTCCCATATCTTGCTTCTTGAGAACAAGGACATTATCATCCAGTCAGCCTGAACATAGCACATCTGTGGTTCTGTGTCTACAATGCACAGATTCCCAGACTCCTGCATTTAATCAGTGAAGCTTAttagtaaaataataattaaaaaaagatccCAAAGCCTTCACAAAAGGAACAGCTTTACCCTTTTTGAAGAGCAGAAGCACAATCCCAAACTTGTCTCCTTGAATTTCAGAAAGAACACTCTATTTCTGCAGGAATCCAGAGCTCCTTGGACTGTAGAAGAGAGGGAATTACAGCCTCCAATGCCAGGGCATAGGACAAGGGACCAGCAGTGTGATTCGAGAAACCAGTATGTGTTCAAAAATGCCAATTAACATTAATACTTCTCTTGCTCCACAGTTATATAACTTCTACCCATCCCTTGGATTTCTGTTTGGAGCTTCCAAGACTTTGCTACGAAATATCAGTGAACTGAATGCTTTTTTCCAGAAGCTCTTCCAGCAACACAAAGAGGAGCTTAATGAAAGTCACTTAACAGGCTTTGTTGATGCCTTTCTGGTGAAGCAAAAACAGGTACTTTAAAGCTGAGTCCCTTAGCTCTGACTTATTCTTAGGATTGGCCATCTGTCAGGGACTGGGAGTGAGTGGAAACAGAAGGACTGCAGTGAGCAGAATATATCAAAGCTCATCCTCACAGTGAGCTGTGCTGTTTTTGCTCATGGCCCCACTGGAACTGCTGGTTAAAGAGATTTAGTTGTCACGATATCCTACGAGGGTAAAATAAGTTACCACTCAGCAAACATCAGGAAGAGATCATCCCAAACCTTCCTGCAAGAATGGTACAGTGATAAACTGTGTTTGGATTTCTAATATCTAGACCTGAGGATTACACATATGCTTGGGACCAGACAAATTCTACACAGCATAGGCCCTAATGCTAGGAGACGAAATGTTTAGTTTTTCCAGCACACGTAACTCACAGAAAGCTAAAATGCAGATAAAAATGGTGGCAACACAGTCACATATGGGTATCACTTGCTGTATTACCCACATGTTTTGAAGGAGTCAAAGAAACAAGACACTGCATTCAGCAATGGAATGTTGACGTATTCAACCCTGGACCTCTTTTCTGCTGGGACTGAGACTACATCCACAACTGTGCGCTGGGGGCTGCTTCTGATGATGAAATACCCAGAAATTCAGAGTAAGGAGGACAAGCCTCTTGTACAATTTTTTGTTGCATGCTTAAGGCTTTGGTTGTGGAAGGGAGTGGAACCCATTCAGTGTTGCCGAGAGTATTTATTCTGAGTGCTCTGAGAGAGATAACAACCATTGACTTTACAAAGGAATTTTATTCAGCTGGATTGCAATAAAGCAGCTCAGCCAAGTGGGAGAGGCTAAGGGGCAGCCCACAGTCACAGTAAAGCTCCCCCATCACCTGCAGGCTATGGGCTTACGTCACTAAAGGTCTCCTCAGGAGCTGATTCTGATCTGGTTTCTGTTGAAGGTTACGGGGTAACAAAGGTGCGTAATGAGAGTCAGGCATGAGATGGACTGTAGTGACTCCATTCAAGCTGCTTTAGCTCAGCAAGAAACCTGAAAGAACCATACTGTGCCCTGACTTACCCACTTCTGCCCTTCCCAGATATTTacagttttcccttttcctcatCTCTGCCAAAATGGTA
Encoded here:
- the LOC134559371 gene encoding cytochrome P450 2K1-like, whose product is MAVQSFLQDVGSSSLLCWAAGLLALLYFLSSSKKSVCNLPPGPRPLPLIGNLNVVDLKKPFQSLTELSKIYGNVFTMHFGPRKVVVLAGYETIKDALLNHAEEFGERAEIPIFRKAVQGKGITFSHGEQWKTMRRFTLSTLRDFGMGKRSLETRILEEVNSLIKYFESYHGKPFDTKVILNNAVCNVMCSILFGERFEYDDPEFLTLLELISQNIKLFGSPMVQLYNFYPSLGFLFGASKTLLRNISELNAFFQKLFQQHKEELNESHLTGFVDAFLVKQKQESKKQDTAFSNGMLTYSTLDLFSAGTETTSTTVRWGLLLMMKYPEIQRKIQEEMNRVIEPGELPKLEDRKKMPYTEAVIHEIQRFANIAPMGVSRSTPRDVNFRGYVIPKGTEVIPLLTSALNDELHWKTPDQFNPSHFLDANGKFIRREALIPFSIGRRACLGEGLAKMELFLFFAGLLRKFVFQPPPGVDKSDLDLTPDVGFTLTPMPHLVCAVPCE